A region from the Leeia speluncae genome encodes:
- the typA gene encoding translational GTPase TypA, giving the protein MSRALRNIAIIAHVDHGKTTLVDQLLRQSGTFRDNQQVDERVMDSNDLEKERGITILAKNTAIEYEGTHINIVDTPGHADFGGEVERVLGMVDGVLLLVDAVEGPMPQTRFVTKKALAQGLRPIVVINKVDRPGARPDWVVDQTFDLFDKLGATDEQLDFPIIYASGLNGFAKLDLNAESSDMRPLFETVLQHVPTPPGDPEAPLQLQIAALDYSTYTGRLGVGRVLNGRIKPGQAVVVMNHEDQVGQGRINQVLGFKGLDRVPVESAEAGDIIIISGIEEIGIGVTIADKDNPVGLPVLAVDEPTLTMDFMVNTSPLAGTEGKFVTSRQIRDRLTKELLTNVALRVEDTGDADVFRVSGRGELHLTILLENMRREGFEMAVAKPRVVYKEINGEKCEPYENLTIDLEDSNQGAVMEEIGRRRGELTNMESDGMGRTRLEYHIPARGLIGFQSDFMTMTRGTGLMSHVFDDYGPVKADLPGRHNGVLISQEGGEAVAYALWNLEDRGRMFVSPGDKLYEGMIIGIHSRDNDLVVNPIKGKKLTNVRASGTDEAVRLTTPIKLTLESAVEFIDDDELVEITPQTIRIRKRYLSENERRRAARAGD; this is encoded by the coding sequence ATGTCACGCGCATTACGCAATATTGCCATTATCGCCCACGTTGACCACGGTAAGACTACCCTGGTTGACCAACTACTCCGCCAAAGCGGTACTTTCCGCGACAACCAACAGGTTGACGAACGTGTAATGGATAGTAACGACTTGGAAAAAGAACGTGGTATCACGATTCTTGCCAAGAACACCGCTATCGAATACGAAGGTACACACATCAACATCGTGGATACCCCAGGACACGCAGACTTCGGTGGTGAAGTTGAGCGCGTATTGGGTATGGTGGATGGCGTATTGCTACTTGTTGATGCCGTAGAAGGCCCGATGCCACAAACACGTTTTGTGACCAAAAAAGCATTGGCTCAAGGCTTGCGTCCAATCGTGGTGATCAACAAGGTTGACCGTCCAGGCGCGCGTCCTGACTGGGTTGTAGACCAAACTTTCGATCTATTCGACAAGCTAGGTGCAACAGATGAACAGCTAGATTTCCCAATCATTTACGCTTCAGGCCTAAATGGTTTTGCTAAGCTAGATCTAAACGCAGAATCTTCTGATATGCGTCCATTGTTCGAAACTGTATTGCAACACGTTCCAACCCCTCCGGGTGATCCAGAAGCACCGCTTCAGTTGCAAATCGCAGCGCTAGACTACTCTACTTACACTGGCCGCCTAGGGGTTGGCCGTGTATTGAATGGCCGTATCAAGCCAGGTCAAGCAGTAGTGGTAATGAACCACGAAGACCAAGTTGGCCAAGGCCGTATCAACCAAGTACTTGGTTTCAAAGGTTTGGACCGTGTACCGGTTGAATCTGCAGAAGCTGGCGACATTATCATCATCTCTGGTATCGAAGAAATCGGTATTGGTGTGACGATTGCAGACAAAGATAATCCTGTTGGTCTACCAGTATTGGCTGTTGACGAACCAACCCTAACCATGGACTTCATGGTTAACACTTCTCCACTAGCTGGTACAGAAGGTAAGTTCGTTACTAGCCGTCAAATTCGTGACCGCTTGACTAAAGAGTTGCTAACTAACGTAGCGCTTCGTGTAGAAGACACTGGTGACGCGGACGTATTCCGTGTTTCTGGTCGTGGTGAATTGCACTTGACTATCTTGTTGGAAAACATGCGTCGTGAAGGCTTCGAAATGGCCGTTGCGAAACCACGGGTTGTTTACAAAGAGATCAATGGCGAAAAATGTGAGCCATACGAAAACCTAACGATCGACTTGGAAGATTCAAACCAAGGCGCAGTGATGGAAGAAATTGGTCGTCGTCGTGGCGAATTAACCAATATGGAATCTGACGGCATGGGCCGAACTCGTTTGGAGTACCACATCCCAGCGCGCGGTCTAATTGGTTTCCAATCTGACTTCATGACGATGACCCGTGGTACCGGTCTAATGTCTCACGTGTTTGATGACTACGGTCCTGTGAAAGCAGATTTGCCAGGTCGTCATAACGGCGTATTGATCTCTCAAGAAGGTGGCGAAGCAGTTGCTTACGCGCTATGGAACTTGGAAGATCGTGGTCGTATGTTTGTTAGCCCAGGCGACAAACTATACGAAGGTATGATTATCGGTATTCACAGCCGTGATAACGATCTAGTGGTTAACCCAATTAAGGGTAAAAAACTAACTAACGTTCGTGCCTCTGGTACTGACGAAGCTGTTCGTTTGACTACCCCTATCAAACTAACTCTAGAATCTGCTGTTGAATTCATCGATGATGATGAATTAGTAGAAATCACTCCACAAACAATTCGTATCCGTAAGCGTTACTTGTCAGAAAACGAGCGTCGTCGTGCTGCTCGTGCTGGCGATTAA
- a CDS encoding PAS domain-containing sensor histidine kinase, with product MGIAPQVASAGQELAEAAWIEVIQRMDQVYSELVASQENLEEKHQELADAHHFTERVLAAMTDVLVVCDAQGHVTQVNHAMQSLTGQKSNLLTGKHILSLLNTDLAIQTMQHLIETGKTDTLDLELPLRTNTGESIPVTWNISPLSDGAGRYSGFVAVGRPIGELKRAYSELQAAHKALQAAQAQLIQAEKMASIGRLVAGVAHELNNPISFILGNTFAMSKYATKLETYCQALHQETLSPALQTLREQLKIDRLMKDLPSLVDGLREGAERSTQIVDALKRFSAVEENLQQPLDLAEAIRRSLYWVTRATPSNISVKTEGLDHTVMVSGSVNQLQQVFVNLIQNAVDAVEKAAHPEITISLTSDPQYVTVCVADNGTGIPTENLSAIFDPFFTTKPIGKGTGLGLSISYGIVENHLGHLMVENRETGGAQFKVQLPLH from the coding sequence ATGGGAATCGCGCCACAAGTTGCTAGTGCCGGCCAAGAGTTAGCCGAAGCCGCTTGGATTGAAGTTATCCAACGGATGGATCAAGTCTATAGTGAATTGGTCGCATCACAAGAAAACCTAGAAGAAAAGCACCAAGAATTAGCCGACGCACACCATTTTACCGAGCGTGTACTAGCGGCGATGACCGATGTACTAGTTGTATGTGATGCCCAAGGCCATGTCACGCAAGTCAACCATGCAATGCAATCGCTAACTGGACAAAAAAGTAATCTGCTCACAGGTAAGCATATTTTGTCTTTGTTAAATACCGATCTTGCCATTCAAACCATGCAACACCTGATTGAAACTGGCAAAACAGATACGCTAGATCTCGAGTTACCCCTGCGTACCAACACGGGAGAATCTATCCCCGTTACTTGGAATATTAGCCCCTTATCCGATGGGGCAGGGCGCTATAGTGGCTTCGTTGCCGTTGGCCGACCAATTGGAGAATTAAAGCGCGCTTATTCCGAGTTACAAGCAGCACACAAAGCCTTGCAAGCCGCCCAAGCGCAGTTAATTCAAGCAGAAAAAATGGCATCAATTGGTCGCTTAGTTGCTGGTGTTGCACATGAGCTCAATAATCCAATTAGCTTTATTTTGGGTAATACGTTTGCGATGAGCAAATACGCGACGAAGTTAGAAACTTACTGCCAAGCATTACACCAAGAAACATTGTCTCCGGCACTGCAAACGTTGCGAGAACAACTAAAAATCGATCGTTTAATGAAGGATCTTCCTTCTTTGGTGGATGGTTTACGAGAAGGTGCAGAGAGAAGTACGCAAATTGTCGATGCTTTAAAACGTTTTTCTGCGGTGGAAGAAAACCTTCAACAACCCTTAGATTTAGCGGAAGCAATTAGAAGATCGCTTTACTGGGTGACGCGAGCCACACCAAGCAATATTTCGGTGAAAACAGAAGGCCTAGACCATACGGTGATGGTCTCTGGCTCGGTCAACCAATTGCAGCAAGTGTTCGTCAACCTTATTCAAAATGCCGTTGATGCGGTCGAAAAAGCAGCGCATCCAGAAATAACCATTTCACTCACTAGTGATCCCCAGTATGTAACAGTCTGTGTGGCAGATAATGGCACCGGTATCCCAACCGAAAATTTATCCGCCATTTTTGATCCCTTCTTTACCACCAAGCCAATTGGTAAAGGCACAGGGTTGGGGCTCTCTATTTCTTACGGCATCGTCGAAAACCATCTTGGGCATCTGATGGTAGAAAATCGGGAAACTGGTGGTGCGCAATTTAAAGTGCAACTCCCGTTACATTAA
- a CDS encoding HupE/UreJ family protein, with amino-acid sequence MKLWKYLPAVAMGAMATVASAHPGHAETVSFLTGALHPLTGLDHLLVMFGVGVWAAQQEKSASLAIPVTFVLVMMLSGIAGYLGVTLPRVETGIASSVVLIGLLVAFAIRLPAWIGMLMTTVFAVFHGHAHGSEYSESHGFWLYGLGFALVTAALHASGYLVGYRFSQNRRAVAVGGVLMATAGVVMLSQTI; translated from the coding sequence ATGAAACTTTGGAAATACCTGCCAGCAGTGGCAATGGGCGCGATGGCGACAGTCGCCTCTGCACACCCTGGGCATGCAGAAACGGTTTCTTTTCTAACTGGTGCACTTCATCCACTAACAGGGCTAGATCATTTGCTAGTCATGTTTGGCGTTGGTGTTTGGGCTGCTCAGCAAGAAAAGTCCGCTAGTTTAGCTATCCCCGTTACGTTTGTACTGGTCATGATGCTGTCTGGCATTGCAGGTTACCTTGGGGTGACATTGCCACGCGTAGAAACCGGCATTGCTTCCTCTGTTGTGCTCATCGGTTTGTTAGTGGCATTTGCGATAAGATTACCCGCATGGATTGGCATGCTGATGACGACTGTGTTTGCCGTGTTTCATGGGCATGCTCACGGATCAGAATATTCAGAAAGTCATGGATTCTGGTTATACGGGCTCGGATTTGCGCTAGTGACGGCTGCGTTACATGCAAGTGGTTACTTAGTTGGATATCGCTTTAGCCAAAACCGCCGTGCGGTGGCAGTTGGTGGTGTATTAATGGCGACTGCGGGCGTGGTGATGCTTAGCCAAACCATTTAA